In one window of Canis lupus baileyi chromosome 10, mCanLup2.hap1, whole genome shotgun sequence DNA:
- the MYORG gene encoding myogenesis-regulating glycosidase produces MPQNPQEKSQAYPRRRPGSHADHRSPKAIAAAAMYTFLPDNFSPAKPKPSKELKPLLGSAVLGLLLVLAAVVAWCYYSASLRKAERLRTELLDLNRGGFSIRNQKGEQVFRLAFRSGALDLDSCSREGALLGCSRTADGRPLHFFIQTVRPKDTVMCYRVRWEEAAPGRAVEHAMFLGDAAAHWYGGAEMRTQHWPIRLDGQQEPQPFVTSDVYSSDAAFGGILERYWLSSRAAAIKVNDSVPFHLGWNSTERSLRLQARYHNTPYKPPAGGSAAPELSYRVCVGSDVTSIHKYMVRRYFNKPSRVPAPEAFRDPIWSTWVLYGRAVDQDKVQRFAQQIRQHRFNSSHLEIDDMYTPAYGDFDFDEAKFPNASDMFRRLRDAGFRVTLWVHPFVNYNSSCFGEGVERELFVREPTGRLPALVRWWNGIGAVLDFTRPEARDWFQGHLRRLRSRYAVASFKFDAGEVSYLPRDFSTYRPLSDPSIWSRRYTEMALPFFSLAEVRVGYQSQNISCFFRLVDRDSVWGYDLGLRSLIPAVLTVSMLGYPFILPDMVGGNAVSERTAGSSDVPERELYVRWLEVAAFMPAMQFSVPPWQYDAEVVAIAHKFAALRASLVAPLLLELAGEVTDTGDPIVRPLWWIAPGDETAHRIDSQFLIGDTLLVAPVLEPGKQERDVYLPAGKWRSYKGELFDKTPVLLTDYPVDLDEVAYFIWAS; encoded by the coding sequence ATGCCCCAGAACCCTCAGGAAAAGAGCCAAGCCTACCCCCGCCGTCGCCCTGGGAGCCACGCAGATCATAGGAGCCCCAAGGCCATCGCCGCCGCAGCTATGTACACCTTCTTGCCTGATAACTTCTCGCCTGCCAAGCCCAAGCCCTCCAAAGAGCTGAAACCTCTACTAGGTTCCGCGGTACTAgggttgctgctggtgttggccGCAGTGGTGGCCTGGTGCTACTACAGCGCCTCTCTACGCAAAGCAGAACGCTTGCGCACGGAGCTTCTGGACCTCAACCGAGGAGGCTTCTCCATCCGCAACCAGAAGGGCGAGCAGGTCTTCCGCCTGGCCTTCCGCTCAGGTGCACTGGACCTCGACTCCTGCAGCCGAGAGGGCGCTCTCCTCGGCTGTTCTCGCACAGCCGATGGGCGCCCCCTGCACTTCTTCATCCAGACGGTGAGGCCCAAGGATACGGTCATGTGCTACCGCGTGCGCTGGGAGGAGGCGGCCCCGGGGCGCGCGGTGGAACACGCTATGTTCCTGGGCGATGCAGCGGCACACTGGTACGGCGGTGCTGAGATGAGGACCCAGCACTGGCCCATCCGCCTGGATGGCCAGCAGGAGCCGCAGCCCTTCGTCACCAGCGATGTCTACTCCTCCGACGCCGCATTCGGAGGCATCCTCGAGCGCTACTGGCTGTCGTCGCGTGCGGCTGCCATCAAGGTCAACGACTCAGTGCCCTTCCACCTGGGCTGGAACAGCACCGAGCGCTCGCTGCGGTTGCAGGCACGCTACCACAACACGCCCTACAAGCCACCTGCGGGCGGCTCTGCCGCACCAGAGCTCAGCTACCGCGTGTGCGTCGGCTCTGACGTCACTTCCATCCATAAATACATGGTTCGGCGCTATTTCAACAAGCCCTCGAGGGTGCCAGCACCTGAGGCCTTCCGGGACCCCATCTGGTCCACGTGGGTGCTGTATGGGCGTGCCGTGGACCAGGACAAAGTGCAACGTTTCGCCCAGCAGATCCGCCAGCACCGATTCAACAGCAGCCACTTGGAAATAGACGACATGTACACACCCGCCTATGGAGATTTCGACTTTGACGAGGCCAAGTTCCCCAATGCCAGCGACATGTTCCGCCGGCTGCGTGATGCCGGCTTTCGCGTCACGCTCTGGGTTCACCCGTTTGTCAATTACAACTCGTCGTGCTTTGGTGAAGGAGTGGAACGCGAGCTGTTTGTGCGTGAACCCACCGGCCGGCTGCCCGCGCTTGTGCGCTGGTGGAATGGCATCGGCGCGGTGCTGGACTTCACACGCCCGGAGGCTCGGGACTGGTTCCAAGGGCACCTGCGGCGGCTGCGCTCGCGCTATGCCGTGGCCTCCTTCAAGTTTGATGCAGGAGAAGTCAGCTATTTGCCGCGGGACTTCAGCACTTACAGGCCGCTGTCTGACCCCAGCATATGGAGCCGACGCTACACTGAAATGGCGCTGCCCTTCTTCTCTCTGGCGGAGGTCCGCGTGGGCTACCAGTCCCAGAACATCTCGTGCTTCTTCCGCCTAGTGGACCGCGACTCCGTGTGGGGCTACGATCTGGGGCTGCGCTCGCTCATCCCCGCGGTGCTCACCGTCAGCATGCTGGGCTACCCATTCATCCTGCCCGATATGGTGGGTGGCAACGCAGTGTCTGAGCGCACAGCCGGCAGTAGCGACGTGCCCGAGCGTGAGCTCTACGTGCGCTGGCTGGAGGTGGCTGCCTTCATGCCCGCTATGCAGTTCTCAGTCCCGCCCTGGCAATATGATGCCGAAGTGGTGGCCATCGCGCACAAGTTTGCCGCACTGAGGGCCTCGCTGGTAGCGCCGTTGTTGCTTGAGCTGGCTGGTGAGGTCACTGACACAGGTGACCCCATCGTGCGCCCCCTTTGGTGGATCGCTCCCGGGGATGAGACGGCACACCGCATTGACTCGCAGTTCCTTATCGGAGACACGCTGCTGGTGGCGCCAGTACTGGAGCCAGGCAAGCAGGAGCGAGACGTCTACCTGCCTGCAGGCAAGTGGCGCAGCTACAAGGGTGAGCTTTTTGACAAAACCCCAGTGCTGCTCACCGATTACCCCGTCGACCTGGACGAGGTCGCCTACTTTATCTGGGCATCCTGA
- the SPMIP6 gene encoding sperm microtubule inner protein 6 isoform X6 — protein sequence MEAGMETACRGMPLRCPPKPERLNAYEREVVVNMLNSLSRNQPLPQITSRCGCGDPLPGRLPFQGYESACSGRHYCLRGMDYCATRAPCTERRLRSLCTQQPTVSSVSPCEHRPGMQCAVITPPPSYYPCPNLRWDTSHFKKTGGPQRNNYVVHPEFVSENYPDCHCW from the exons ATG GAGGCCGGAATGGAGACAGCTTGTCGAGGAATGCCTTTGCGATGCCCTCCTAAGCCGGAACGACTCAATGCCTACG AGCGCGAGGTGGTGGTGAACATGTTGAACTCGCTGTCACGGAACCAGCCACTGCCGCAAATCACTTCCCGATGCGGGTGCGGGGACCCGCTGCCCGGTCGCTTGCCCTTCCAGGGTTATGAAAGCGCTTGCTCTGGCCGCCACTACTGTCTACGTGGGATGGACTACTGCGCCACCAGAGCACCCTGCACGGAACGCCGCCTCCGGTCTTTGTGCACCCAGCAGCCGACTGTAAG CAGTGTATCGCCCTGCGAGCACCGGCCCGGAATGCAATGTGCTGTTATAACTCCCCCGCCATCATACTACCCTTGTCCGAACCTTAG ATGGGACACAAGTCACTTCAAGAAGACCGGTGGCCCCCAGAGAAACAACTATGTCGTCCACCCTGAGTTTGTGTCTGAAAACTATCCTGACTGCCACTGCTGGTAG
- the NUDT2 gene encoding bis(5'-nucleosyl)-tetraphosphatase [asymmetrical]: protein MALRACGLIIFRRRLIPKVENPTIEFLLLQASDGIHHWTPPKGHVEPGEDDLETALRETQEEAGIAAGQLTIIEGFRRELNYVARNKPKIVIYWLAEVKDYDVEISLSQEHQAYRWLGLDEACQLAQFKEMKAVLQEGHQFLCSTAS from the exons ATGGCCCTGAGAGCATGTGGCTTGATCATCTTCCGAAGACGGCTCATTCCCAAGGTGGAGAATCCCACAATTGAGTTTCTACTGCTGCAGGCGTCAGATGGCATTCATCACTGGACTCCTCCCAAAG GCCATGTGGAACCAGGAGAAGATGACTTGGAAACGGCCTTGCGGGAGACTCAGGAGGAAGCAGGCATAGCAGCAGGCCAGCTGACCATCATTGAGGGGTTCAGAAGGGAGCTCAATTATGTGGCCAGGAACAAGCCTAAAATAGTCATCTACTGGCTGGCTGAGGTGAAGGACTACGATGTGGAGATCAGCCTCTCCCAAGAGCACCAAGCCTACCGCTGGCTGGGGCTAGATGAGGCCTGCCAGTTGGCTCAGTTCAAGGAAATGAAGGCAGTGCTCCAAGAAGGACACCAGTTTCTCTGCTCCACAGCATCCTGA
- the SPMIP6 gene encoding sperm microtubule inner protein 6 isoform X7 translates to METACRGMPLRCPPKPERLNAYEREVVVNMLNSLSRNQPLPQITSRCGCGDPLPGRLPFQGYESACSGRHYCLRGMDYCATRAPCTERRLRSLCTQQPTVSSVSPCEHRPGMQCAVITPPPSYYPCPNLRWDTSHFKKTGGPQRNNYVVHPEFVSENYPDCHCW, encoded by the exons ATGGAGACAGCTTGTCGAGGAATGCCTTTGCGATGCCCTCCTAAGCCGGAACGACTCAATGCCTACG AGCGCGAGGTGGTGGTGAACATGTTGAACTCGCTGTCACGGAACCAGCCACTGCCGCAAATCACTTCCCGATGCGGGTGCGGGGACCCGCTGCCCGGTCGCTTGCCCTTCCAGGGTTATGAAAGCGCTTGCTCTGGCCGCCACTACTGTCTACGTGGGATGGACTACTGCGCCACCAGAGCACCCTGCACGGAACGCCGCCTCCGGTCTTTGTGCACCCAGCAGCCGACTGTAAG CAGTGTATCGCCCTGCGAGCACCGGCCCGGAATGCAATGTGCTGTTATAACTCCCCCGCCATCATACTACCCTTGTCCGAACCTTAG ATGGGACACAAGTCACTTCAAGAAGACCGGTGGCCCCCAGAGAAACAACTATGTCGTCCACCCTGAGTTTGTGTCTGAAAACTATCCTGACTGCCACTGCTGGTAG